In the genome of Vibrio ziniensis, the window ACACTTGACGTAATAAAGGGTCGTGCGGATTGCCTTTTTCCATTCTACGGACAAAACTTTGCGGTACACGTTGAGCGAATAACTTGCGTGCAGCGAACCCGTCTTGCCAAGGTGTAGGATCAATATCAAGCTCGTTGAGTAACTGAGTGGGATCTGAGATGGCATTTGCTAGTTGTTTGATCCAGTTTTGCTCAACAGAATCGACTTTTCGGGTTATGATGTGCGGCATTAATTTTAACTCGAAGAATGTAAGAGGAAATATGGCTACTGTTAGCACGAATGAATTTAAAGGCGGTCTTAAAATTATGCTTGATAATGAGCCTTGTGTCATTCTCGAAAACGAGTATGTAAAACCGGGCAAAGGTCAGGCTTTCAACCGTGTAAAAATCCGTAAACTGCTTTCTGGCAAAGTTCTAGAGAAAACTTTTAAGTCTGGTGACTCTGTAGAAACTGCGGACGTAGTAGATATCGACCTAGATTATCTATATTCAGATGGTGAATTCTACCACTTTATGAACAACACCACGTTCGAACAAATTGCAGCAGACGTTGCAGCTGTTGGCGAAAACTCTAAGTGGTTGGTAGAAAACAACACTTGTACTCTAACGCTTTGGAACGGTAACCCAATTTCTGTTACTCCACCAAATTTCGTTGAGTTAGAAGTGACTGAAACTGACCCAGGTCTGAAGGGTGATACTCAAGGTACGGGTGGTAAACCAGCGACACTCGTTACTGGTGCTGTAGTACGTGTACCGCTTTTCATCCAAATCGGTGAAGTAGTAAAAGTAGATACTCGTAGTGGCGAATACGTAAGCCGCGTTAAGTAAGTCTCGCTTCTTTCTGATACAAGATGTTCTAGAAAAAGTCGAATACAAAAAGACCAGTCATTAACGACTGGTCTTTTTATTGGTTCATCGCAGCTCAATCGAAATGAGTGAGATTGCTGAATGACCTAAAGCATGAGCATGGCAATAAACACCACTGTAAGCAGTGTGATAAATCCAGCAAAGCTATAGCAAGCAATTTTGCCAATAACACCGGTATGGAATTTTAGGTCATGCATGCCGTGATGAATACGGTGCATTGCATGCCACATCGGCAATGCTAGTGTACCGATGATAAACAGCGCACCGATAATGCTGGTTGCAAAATCAGCCACTCGTTCATAGCTAAGAGCTTCTGCATCAATAATGCCTAGTGGTACTAAAATCCCTAATACGAATACAGTGATAGGGGTAATCATAGCGAACCATGTACCGCCAGCACCAAATAGTCCCCACCATACGGGTTCATCTGAACGTTTTGGATTGGTATTAATCACAATAGGCTCCTTACACCACAATGAGAACAATAAGCGAGATGAAGGCAACCGTTGCCCACTGGCTCAATACAACGATCTTCTTATCGAGCAATTTGCCTTTGATGCGGATTGGCATCACTTGCGGCATCATGCTAAAGAAGGTTTGAGCGTGAAATAGGCTTCCCGCTAAGGCAACAATGTTAATTGCGATAACGACAGGGTTTGCCATAAATTCAAGCCATGTATTCCAAGCTTCAGGACCTTTTACCAATGCTCCTAAACCGACAGTCAGGAACAAGGTGAAAAGAATGAGCGGTAAAACCGTCGCTTCACGCACCATGTAAAAACGATAGAAAGGATGATCTTTCCACCAAGTACGTTTCATCTGACGAACATAAGGTTTACGGTTACTCATCCTTAGCCCTCCACTTTGTTTGTTGAACCGTCTGGTTTCAACATTGCAATCACGAAGTCCATTGACGATTCCACTTTACCTTGGTTTACCGCCGCTGCTGGGTCGACATGTTTTGGACAAACTTCAGAACAGTAGCCAACAAAAGTACAACCCCATGCACCATTTTCACCATTGATAAGCTTCATACGCTCTGCTTTACCATGGTCACGAGAATCAAGGTTGTAACGATGAGCCAGTGTTAGTGCCGCTGGGCCAATAAACTCAGGGTTAAGACCGAACTGAGGACATGCTGCATAACACAGCCCACAGTTTATACAACCAGCGAACTGTTTGTAGCGTGCCATCTGTTCAGGAGTCTGGTTGTTTGGACCATCTTCAGGTTTACGATCATTACCGATGATGTAAGGTTTGATAGCTTCTAGACGTTCGATAAACGGAGTCATATCGACGATCAGGTCTTTTTCAATCGGGAAGTTCGCTAATGGTTCGATTTTTAAACCATTCGGGTAATCGCGAAGGAAACTCTTACATGCCAGTTTAGGCACGCCGTTCACCATAATGCCGCAAGAACCACAAATTGCCATACGGCAAGACCAGCGGTATGAAAGCTCTTTATCTAAGTGATCTTTCACATAGCCAATAGCATCCAGTACTGACATGGTTTCATCAAAAGGCACTTCAAAGCTTTGTAGATGAGGCTCTGCATCTTTTGCAGGGTCGTAGCGTAAGATCTCTACTTTTTGAATACGATTAGCCATTACTCTTGATCCTCCGCACTGACACCAACTTCTTTGGCCGCTTCTGCTGCTGCTGCTTTTTCTGCTGCTTCACCGTACAGTCTCGCTTTAGGTTGAGACTTAGTGATAGTCACTGGGCTGTAATCGATCTTCGGTGCATTGCCGTTGGTGTAGAAAGCAAGTGAGTGTTTTAGGAAGTTCTCATCATCACGCTCGGTACAACCATCGTCTAAACGCTGGTGGGCACCACGAGACTCTTTACGTAACAGTGCAGAATGAACCATAGCTTCAGCGACTTCTAAACCGTAGCCAACTTCAATCGCATAGAGTAGGTCAGTGTTGAACACTTTGCCTTTATCTTTGATGCTGATTTTCTTGTAGCGCTCTTTAAGCTCAGCAAGTTTAGCAATGGTTTCTTGCATCAAGTCTTCTTGACGGTAGATACCACAACCAGCTTCCATAGTGTGACCCATTTCTGTACGGATAGTTGCCCAGTTCTCATCGCCTTGTTGATCCAGTAGTGCTTGGATGCGTGCTTCAATCGCTTTAACTTGTTCATCAATCGCTTTGTCGTTCCAGCCTTTGAATTCTTCAGCACGTTTCACCGCGTGTTCACCGGCAACACGACCGAATACGACGAACTCAGCCAGTGAGTTCGAACCTAGACGGTTTGCACCGTGAAGACCTACAGAAGCACATTCACCAACCGCAAACAGACCGTTAATGCGAGTTTCACATTGGCCATTAGTTTCAATACCACCCATGGTGTAGTGAACGGTCGGGCGAATTGGAATCGGCTCTTTTGCTGGGTCAACGTTTACATAGGCTTTTGCTAGCTCACAAATGAATGGCAGACGCTCTTGCAGATACTCTTCACCTAAGTGACGTAAGTCTAGAAGCACCACATCTCCTAATGGATGTTTGATGGTGTTGCCTTTTTGCTGTTCGTGCCAGAACGCTTGTGAAACTTTGTCGCGAGGACCCAGTTCCATATATTTGTTCTTCGGTTGACCAACCGGGGTTTCTGGTCCCATTCCGTAATCTTGAAGGTAACGGTAGCCGTCTTTATTGACGATAATACCGCCTTCACCACGACAACCTTCAGTCATCAGGATTCCAGTACCAGGTAGACCTGTTGGGTGGTACTGAACGAATTCCATGTCACGTAGTGGGACACCGTGGCGATACGCCATCGCCATACCGTCACCTGTTACGATGCCACCGTTAGTATTACAGTGGTATACGCGACCTGCGCCACCCGTTGCCAATACAACCGATTTTGCTTTGATAAGGACTAATTCACCCTCAGACATGTGGATGGCAACTAAGCCTTGAACTTGGCCGTCGACAACCAATAAGTCGACAACAAAATACTCGTCAAATCGTTTGATTTGAGGATATTTGATCGAAGTTTGGAAGAGAGTATGTAGCATGTGGAAGCCAGTCTTGTCGGCAGCAAACCATGTGCGCTCGACTTTCATACCACCAAAACGACGAACGTTGACTTCGCCATTTTCTTTACGGCTCCATGGGCAGCCCCATTGCTCCATTTGAATCATTTCACGAGTGGAATTTTTCACAAAATATTCCACAACATCCTGTTCACATAGCCAGTCACCACCACCAACGGTATCGTTGAAATGATTGTCTAAACTATCTTCTTCCTTGATAACTGCTGCGGAGCCACCTTCAGCGGCAACCGTGTGAGAACGCATTGGATAAACTTTAGATATCAAGGCAACTTCTAGGTTTGGGTTCGCTTCAGCCGCTGCAATTGCAGTACGAAGACCCGCACCACCTGCGCCGATGACTGCGATATCTGTGGTAATAGTCTGCACAGTTATCCTCCAGTGTAATGTCTGTTGGTGATGAGCTATGTTGCTCATTCCTAGTTATGTTGGATGGTTGTCCGGTAGGGTGTTAAGCGTTGTAATGTTACCGGAGTAAACCAAATCCACTTATAAAGTGGTAGACCCAGTTTAGGAGAGGTCTGGAAGGAAAAAATTGATTCTGTTGGGTTTTTGCTTCGGTATTGCATACATAAGCATACAATTTTTATCTTGTGTGATTAGTGTCACATTTAAGTTTTGTATTTTGAGCCGAAAAGGTAAAATCTATACAACCCTGACTATATGAATAACCAAATGAACAAATCCGATTGGATGCCTACCGCATCAATAGAGCAACTACAGCAACGCGCGCAATTATTGGCGGCAATTCGTCAGTTTTTTGCACTGAGACATGTACTGGAAGTTGATACTCCAGCAATGAGTCACGCCACTGTAACCGATATCCATTTACATACCTTTCAAACAGAATTTGTTGGTCCCGAGTATGCTAAAGGAAGCTGTCTGCATTTGATGACGAGTCCCGAGTTTCATATGAAGCGACTGCTCGCGGCGGGAAGTGGCTCTATTTATCAAATCAATAAAGCATTTCGCAACGAAGAGAATGGTCGCTATCACAATCCAGAATTCACCATGCTTGAGTGGTACCGCGTTGGTTTTGACCACCATGATTTGATGGATGAAATGGATGATTTGCTGCAATTGGTATTAAAAGTGGGTGATGCAGAGCGCATGACTTACCAAAATGCGTTTTTGTCTGTACTCAAGATTTGTCCGCTAGAAGGTTCGATGAATGAGCTGAAGAAAGTAGCGGCAACGCTTGGTCTAAGTGATATCGCTGAGCCAGAAGAGGACCGAGATACCTTGTTGCAGCTTCTTTTTAGTATTGGCATTGAGCCTCACATTGGACAGCAGGTTCCGGTCTTTGTTTATGATTTCCCAGCCTCTCAGGCGGCTCTGGCAAAAATAAACCCGCAAGATCCAAGAGTGGCAGATCGCTTCGAAGTCTATTTTAAAGGCATTGAACTGGCGAATGGCTTCCATGAACTGGACAACCCTAAAGAGCAACTGGCTCGTTTTGAAAAAGACAATCGAAAACGCTTAGAAATGGGGCTTAAAGATCAGCCGATTGATTATCATCTAATTGCGGCGCTGGAATCCGGTTTACCGGAGTGTGCTGGTGTAGCATTGGGTATTGATCGTTTGATCATGTTGGCGCTTGGTGAAGACCATATTGATAAAGTAACGGCTTTTCCATTCCCACGTGCGTAAAGTAATAAATAGCTTCACATTGTCTTAAATGTGGGGGAAAGAAGCTGAAACC includes:
- the frdA gene encoding fumarate reductase (quinol) flavoprotein subunit, giving the protein MQTITTDIAVIGAGGAGLRTAIAAAEANPNLEVALISKVYPMRSHTVAAEGGSAAVIKEEDSLDNHFNDTVGGGDWLCEQDVVEYFVKNSTREMIQMEQWGCPWSRKENGEVNVRRFGGMKVERTWFAADKTGFHMLHTLFQTSIKYPQIKRFDEYFVVDLLVVDGQVQGLVAIHMSEGELVLIKAKSVVLATGGAGRVYHCNTNGGIVTGDGMAMAYRHGVPLRDMEFVQYHPTGLPGTGILMTEGCRGEGGIIVNKDGYRYLQDYGMGPETPVGQPKNKYMELGPRDKVSQAFWHEQQKGNTIKHPLGDVVLLDLRHLGEEYLQERLPFICELAKAYVNVDPAKEPIPIRPTVHYTMGGIETNGQCETRINGLFAVGECASVGLHGANRLGSNSLAEFVVFGRVAGEHAVKRAEEFKGWNDKAIDEQVKAIEARIQALLDQQGDENWATIRTEMGHTMEAGCGIYRQEDLMQETIAKLAELKERYKKISIKDKGKVFNTDLLYAIEVGYGLEVAEAMVHSALLRKESRGAHQRLDDGCTERDDENFLKHSLAFYTNGNAPKIDYSPVTITKSQPKARLYGEAAEKAAAAEAAKEVGVSAEDQE
- the frdC gene encoding fumarate reductase subunit FrdC encodes the protein MSNRKPYVRQMKRTWWKDHPFYRFYMVREATVLPLILFTLFLTVGLGALVKGPEAWNTWLEFMANPVVIAINIVALAGSLFHAQTFFSMMPQVMPIRIKGKLLDKKIVVLSQWATVAFISLIVLIVV
- a CDS encoding succinate dehydrogenase/fumarate reductase iron-sulfur subunit, producing the protein MANRIQKVEILRYDPAKDAEPHLQSFEVPFDETMSVLDAIGYVKDHLDKELSYRWSCRMAICGSCGIMVNGVPKLACKSFLRDYPNGLKIEPLANFPIEKDLIVDMTPFIERLEAIKPYIIGNDRKPEDGPNNQTPEQMARYKQFAGCINCGLCYAACPQFGLNPEFIGPAALTLAHRYNLDSRDHGKAERMKLINGENGAWGCTFVGYCSEVCPKHVDPAAAVNQGKVESSMDFVIAMLKPDGSTNKVEG
- the frdD gene encoding fumarate reductase subunit FrdD, which gives rise to MINTNPKRSDEPVWWGLFGAGGTWFAMITPITVFVLGILVPLGIIDAEALSYERVADFATSIIGALFIIGTLALPMWHAMHRIHHGMHDLKFHTGVIGKIACYSFAGFITLLTVVFIAMLML
- the efp gene encoding elongation factor P translates to MATVSTNEFKGGLKIMLDNEPCVILENEYVKPGKGQAFNRVKIRKLLSGKVLEKTFKSGDSVETADVVDIDLDYLYSDGEFYHFMNNTTFEQIAADVAAVGENSKWLVENNTCTLTLWNGNPISVTPPNFVELEVTETDPGLKGDTQGTGGKPATLVTGAVVRVPLFIQIGEVVKVDTRSGEYVSRVK
- the epmA gene encoding elongation factor P--(R)-beta-lysine ligase, which encodes MNKSDWMPTASIEQLQQRAQLLAAIRQFFALRHVLEVDTPAMSHATVTDIHLHTFQTEFVGPEYAKGSCLHLMTSPEFHMKRLLAAGSGSIYQINKAFRNEENGRYHNPEFTMLEWYRVGFDHHDLMDEMDDLLQLVLKVGDAERMTYQNAFLSVLKICPLEGSMNELKKVAATLGLSDIAEPEEDRDTLLQLLFSIGIEPHIGQQVPVFVYDFPASQAALAKINPQDPRVADRFEVYFKGIELANGFHELDNPKEQLARFEKDNRKRLEMGLKDQPIDYHLIAALESGLPECAGVALGIDRLIMLALGEDHIDKVTAFPFPRA